In Flavobacterium sp. N1736, the following are encoded in one genomic region:
- a CDS encoding tetratricopeptide repeat protein has protein sequence MKKRVLVILIFALFSNIFSVMAQTNPEDIAMATDEYQDSFYESLKQKGIENYDKAIVSLEKCIKLKPNDAVAYFELGKNYLALKDYNNAQSSFEKATQLDPKNKWYWLGIYDVSYETKNYPLAIETIQKIIPFDEEYKDDLISLYMISNQYDKALATINEMNDKFGKSEDRDRYKMQILSQGKYQNSEASNLIDKIKKNPKEESNYTDLIFLYSKSEETEKALDVAKQLAKEIPTSEWAQVSLFKGYLDTNQSEKAINSMNIILASSKIDSKIKHRTLNEFLIYVNKNPQYAPALEKAIGYFDNDPNVDVAKEIGKFYHSKNQFENAIRYYEKDLKSNSDTDRETNLLLLDAYTQAKQFEPMTKRAMTMIEVYPSQPQFYYYAGLGSNQLQQFKNAKTVLEMGLDYVVDDVKLEANFNIQLGEAYNGLGDAKKKEEYFLKANELLKKKK, from the coding sequence ATGAAAAAAAGAGTTTTAGTAATTTTAATATTCGCTTTGTTTAGCAATATATTTTCGGTTATGGCACAGACTAATCCGGAAGATATTGCTATGGCAACAGATGAGTATCAGGACTCTTTTTATGAATCATTGAAACAAAAAGGAATTGAAAATTACGATAAAGCGATTGTATCTTTAGAAAAATGTATCAAACTAAAACCTAATGACGCAGTAGCTTATTTTGAATTAGGGAAAAATTATCTGGCATTAAAAGATTATAATAATGCCCAAAGTTCATTTGAAAAAGCGACACAATTAGATCCTAAAAATAAATGGTATTGGTTGGGAATTTACGATGTAAGTTATGAAACCAAAAACTATCCTTTGGCAATCGAAACAATTCAAAAAATTATTCCGTTTGACGAAGAATATAAAGATGATTTAATTTCGTTGTATATGATTTCAAATCAGTACGATAAAGCGCTTGCAACGATTAATGAAATGAACGATAAGTTTGGTAAATCTGAAGATCGTGATCGTTATAAAATGCAAATTTTGTCGCAGGGAAAATATCAAAATTCAGAGGCTTCAAATTTAATTGACAAGATTAAAAAGAATCCAAAAGAAGAATCAAATTATACAGATCTGATTTTTTTGTATTCAAAATCAGAAGAAACAGAAAAAGCGCTGGATGTTGCAAAACAATTAGCAAAAGAAATTCCAACTTCAGAGTGGGCGCAGGTAAGTTTGTTTAAAGGATATTTAGACACTAATCAGTCAGAAAAAGCAATTAATTCGATGAATATAATTTTGGCAAGTTCAAAAATTGATTCAAAAATAAAACATCGCACATTAAATGAATTTTTGATTTATGTGAATAAAAACCCGCAATATGCACCCGCTTTAGAAAAAGCAATTGGTTATTTTGATAATGACCCAAATGTTGATGTTGCGAAAGAAATAGGTAAATTTTATCATAGCAAAAATCAATTTGAAAACGCAATCAGGTATTATGAAAAAGACCTGAAATCAAATTCAGATACAGATCGCGAAACCAATTTGCTTTTGCTTGATGCTTACACACAGGCAAAACAATTTGAACCGATGACAAAAAGAGCGATGACTATGATAGAAGTTTATCCAAGTCAGCCGCAATTTTATTATTATGCAGGATTAGGAAGCAATCAGCTGCAGCAATTTAAAAACGCAAAAACCGTTTTAGAAATGGGATTAGATTATGTGGTTGATGATGTTAAGCTTGAAGCAAATTTTAATATTCAGTTAGGAGAAGCTTATAATGGATTGGGAGATGCCAAGAAAAAAGAGGAATACTTTTTGAAGGCAAATGAATTATTAAAGAAAAAGAAGTAA
- a CDS encoding DUF4292 domain-containing protein: protein MKRYIVIVLASVFMISCKSKAVAVQNTDTNEVVAKKDNKVIEKHYDNKLDFKTLYIKASAKYVDEKQSQNVTAEIRIEKDKQILISVRFLGITMAKALITPTTVSYYEKINSTYYEGDFTSLSKWLGTELDYSKVQNLLVGEALDDLRKGKYTQTIVENLIRLEDEKDTQLKKAFFLEPEKYLLQKEQITQATENIMLEIKYADNKVFDQGNLPTSIEINAIQPKGKTDINLNYNNISFNEELSFPYSVPGGYKKVLIK from the coding sequence ATGAAAAGATATATAGTAATTGTATTGGCATCAGTTTTTATGATTTCATGTAAATCAAAAGCAGTTGCAGTACAAAACACAGATACTAACGAAGTTGTTGCAAAAAAGGACAATAAAGTTATAGAAAAACATTACGATAATAAATTAGATTTTAAAACATTATACATAAAAGCAAGTGCAAAATATGTTGATGAAAAACAAAGTCAGAATGTAACAGCCGAAATTAGAATCGAAAAAGACAAACAGATTTTAATAAGTGTTCGTTTTCTTGGCATCACAATGGCAAAAGCATTAATTACGCCAACAACTGTAAGCTATTACGAAAAAATAAACAGTACCTATTATGAAGGAGATTTTACCAGTTTAAGTAAATGGCTGGGAACAGAACTTGATTATAGTAAAGTGCAAAATTTATTGGTTGGAGAAGCTTTAGACGATTTAAGAAAAGGAAAATATACACAAACAATTGTAGAAAACCTGATTCGTTTAGAAGATGAAAAAGACACTCAATTGAAAAAAGCTTTCTTTTTGGAACCTGAAAAATATTTGCTGCAAAAAGAACAAATTACGCAGGCGACAGAAAACATTATGTTAGAGATTAAATATGCTGACAACAAAGTTTTCGATCAGGGAAATCTTCCAACAAGTATCGAAATTAATGCGATACAGCCAAAAGGAAAAACAGACATCAATTTAAATTACAATAATATTTCGTTTAATGAAGAACTTTCTTTCCCTTATAGCGTGCCGGGTGGTTACAAGAAAGTTTTAATTAAGTAA